TAGGGGAAGAAGTTCGCCTGCTTCACCGGCGTCTCGCCCTTGTGGACATAGCCCTTCACCATGCCCCAGTACTCATTGGCGAACTGCCAGAAGTTGCCCATCAGAATGCGGTTCTGCGGGCGCATCATCACCCGCAGGTGCTCGGCATTGCGCAGCGCGTTGCCGAAGGCCTGCCGATACGGCACCGGCTTCTCCTGCACGAACCAGCCGTTGTACTCGGTGATGGCCAGTTGCATGTTGGTGCGCCCGCACACTTCCTTGATTTGCGCGTGGAGCCTGTCGTAGACGTCCTGGATGTGCGCATCGGCCGCCAGGCACGCCAGCATGTACTTGTGGCCCTTCTCCTCGTCGGTGTCGCCGCTGAAGCCGGGCGTGTAGGTATGGTCGATGGCGTAGTCCATCTGCTTGCCGCAGCCGACGAGCACCGCCTTGTTCCAGTCCCACAGGCCATACTGCAGCAGCCCCGCCAGCCGGATCTTGGAGTCCACGGCCTTCATGGCTTTCTGGTAGGCCAGGTACTGCTTCGCATAGTCCTCAGGGGTGATCTTGCGCGGGTTGGGGTTGTCGGCGGTCTTGTGCTCGCCGTGGTAGTCTTCGTTGCCGTACTCGAAGTACACGACCCCATAGGGCTGCGGGTGGCCGTCGGCAGCCCTCACGGCGGCCCAGTCCTTCCCGCCATTGGGGTTCTTGCCGACGGGGCTGTTGAGGTACTCCACGATGTCCGCCGCATCGTTCTGATCGCCCCAGTACACCGCCAGCGTGATGAGCGGGATGGAGCCGGAGGCCTCGCAGAAGGTCATGAACTCCGGCAGGCCCCAGAGCATGTCAGGCCGCTCAGACAGCGGCCCCACGGTCTTCTTCCAGTTGTAGTTGTGGGCGATACAGCCACCGGGCCAGCGCTGGATGGTGATGCCCGCTTCCCTGGAGAGCGCGACATACTCAGGCACCGGCGCCCGCTTGTCCGGGTCCCACAGGCCGGAGCCATGCTTGGCATACTCCGGCCGCCCCGGGTAGGCGAGCTGGTTGTTGCCGAGGATGAGGGGGTTGACCTTGCCGACGATCTGGGCAGGATTGACAGTGATAACCGCCTCATGCCCGGCCGCGAACGAGACGCCACACAGCAAACACCCCAGCCAGTATTTCGGGGACACCATACTAAATACCCCTCCTACCTATTATGGGGACACCATACTTAACTCAGCCCGCAGCTCGCCGCGGCTTTGGGCCCCGCCGCTGCGGTCGCAGCACCCGCTCCGTTTGCCGCTCCAGGTCCGCCACAAAGGCGTCGGAGCCCAGCGGCCGCCCCGTACGCTCGTGCTTGCGGAACGCCTCCCATTGCTCCGTCGGGAACGGTTGCGTCAGGTAGTCGTGCCAGTTCCGCCGCAGCGCCAGCAGCGGCTCGGTCTGTACCAGCTCGTCATCCCGCCCGGCCACGTGCGCTGCCGCGCTGCTCCACGGGTAGTCCTCCGCCGTGGCCGTCAACCCCGCGCGCACCGGGTTCAGTTCGATGTAGCGCGCCGCGGCGAGCAGGTGACCGTCGTCCATCGGGTACGAGGCGAACCGGCCCTGCCACAGGTGCCCGCGCCAGCCCTCGCGCGCGTTGACGTGACAGGTGTAGCGCCGGTGGGCCTCGCCGATGGCCCGACGCAGGCCGTCCCCGCCGGCCGGCACGGCGATCAGGTGCACATGGTTGGGCATCAGGCAGTAGGCCCAGATCTGCACCTGTCTCTCGGCGCACCACTGCGCCATGAGTTCGCGGTAGAGGGCGTAGTCCGTCTCGGTGAAGAACGTCTGCTGGCGGCGGTTGCCGCGTTGGGTGACATGGTGGGGGATGCCGGGCACGATGACACGCGCGAGGCGGGGCATGGGCTGAGGATACGCCAGGCGTGGGAAAGGGGTCAAGCGGAATTAAGTATGGTGTCCCCAAAATAGGGAAGTATGGTGTCCCCAAAATAGGGGAGGTGTGGTGCGATGGTGCAGCGAAGCGTGCGGGCCACGGCGCAGTCCCGGGGCGTCGGAGTACTCCCAGGAGGTTACGTTCAGATGGCGACGGCTCGATGGCTGCTCATTCCGGCTGTGCTCGCGGCTGTGTGCGGGCTCTGTCTGTGCGGCTGTGGCGACGACGACAGCGAGGGCGGGGACGAGGGCGTGGCACTGGGCGACAACCATGTCTATGCGGCGGGCGATAGCTGGGGCTACCGCCTGACCGGCACGTACACACCGTCGGGCGGGGCGGCCATCGCCTTCGGCCCGGCGGCAGCCACCCTGACCTATGACGCCACCGTCGTGGCGCTCGGGCTGGCAGCGGTGGACACGCAGTTTATCAAGCTTCAGGCAGACTTCGCGGTCGGCACGCACCATGACGAGCAGTTCCGGCATGCCTTCGCGATCACCCAGGACCGCAGCGGCGTCATTCAACTGGTGGGTCTCACCCCGCACCTGACGACCGCCTCCGACATGGAAGCGCTCTCGACCCCAATCGCCGGCCTGGACTTCGCCGGCTTCCCCACCACCAGTTGGACCGGCAGCGGCACGCTGCCCACGTACGGCGACTTCTCGGTGGACAGCGACTTCGAGGCTGCCGAGACCGTCAGCACCCCGCTGGGCAAGTTCCAGACCAACCGGGTGAAGGGCACCTACACCCTCGACGACTTCCCCGTCACGCTCACTACGTGGCTGAACCCGCAGGTGGGCATGTTCGTGCAGATGCGCGAGCAGTGGGAGGAGGCCGACGGCAGCACCATGGATCTGCTGTACCAGTTGACCTCCACGACTGTCGGCTACGAGCCCTGAGCGCGCCCGCCGGACGCGCTAACCCGATCTGCATGCACCTGCCGGAGACGGCCCTGTTGCTTCCGGGTTGTCTCCGGTGTGTTTGAGGCACAACCATGGATGACCTGGCCGCCCCCCCCCGCCCGCTGCGAGTTAGCCTGCTGTGGCCTGGTCTGTTGCTCCTGACCGACGGGTTGCTCCGTCTGCCGGGGCTCAGGGCCACGTGGGGGCATCTGACGCGCCCCCTGCCGCCGGGTGCGCCGTCCCTGGCCCTGTCGGCCCTGCACGGGCCGGTCGTCGCCCTCCTGACGCTGCTCGCGGCGGCGCTGGTGCTGAGTCGCCGTCCCGCCTGCGTGCGGCCGGCGCGGGTGTTGCTGATCGCGGCTCTGGGTGCCGGCCTACTGGCCCTCGCGGCGGTGCTCGGCCGGCTGCTGTCGCTGGACACACACGCGCTGAACGCCCCCGCGCGACAGGCCTCCCTGTCGCTCTCCCTGGCCGGCGCCCTGCCCGGCCTGCTGCTCGGGGTGTCTGTGCTGTGGCTGCTGTATCATCCCCTGACAACCGCGCCGGGAGCCGTCCGGCCGCGCGGCGCCCTGGAGGTCAGCCCCCCGGCCCTCGGCTTGGTCACGCTGCTGTTGCTTCTGGCCCGCCACGGCCTGCAGATGGGTCTGCGCCTGTCGCAGCTGCCGCGCCTGCTGAGCCTGCCGGAGGGCCTGCCCCCGGCCCTGACGGTCACCATGCAGGCGGGCATTCTGCTCAGCCTGCTGCTGGCACTCCTCCTGCTCGGCGGCTTCGCCCTCATCGCGGCGCGCCTTACGCCCGTCCGGCCGGTGGTCCTGGCGTCTCTGCTCGTGGCGGCCCTGCACAGCGTGGTGGCCGGCGCCCTGACCTGGGGGAGTGTGTGGCAGGGCCTGGCCGTGGTGCCCTTCGCTGCGCTGGTCGTGGCCCTCGGCGGCCTCATCGAGGCTCTGCTGCTGGCCGCGATGTGGCACAGCGCGCGCCCCACCGTCGGCCCTCCCAGAGGTGACGGCTTGTGATACGCTTGCAGGACCTGCCCAACCCCGTCTTCGGTCTCCCCGGAGTCAGCGTGCGCGACCCCGCGGCCCTCTGGCACGAGGGCCTCTGCTATCTCGTCTACACCCACCAGGCCGGCGGCTGGGGCGGGCCGATGTGCTGGCATGTCGGCCTGGTGACGACCCGCGACTTCCGCACCTTCTCCCCCGAGACGACCATCTCTCCGCCGGGCTATGCCTCGCCCGGCAACATCGTCCGCTGGCAGGACCGCTGGGTGCTCGTGGTGCAGTCGTACCCCTGGCCCAGCGAGATCGCCCTCCTGTTCTCGGACGATCTGGTCCACTGGTCGGCCCCCCGGCACATCATCCCCGCGGACACCGGGCCGGGCTGGGGCGCGGAGCATGGCCCCATTGACGGCTGGCTGTACCAGTATGAGGGACAGTGGCTGTGCGCGTGGGTGAACTTCCTGAAGGGGACCGACCACCGCGCCTTCGGCTGCCACGCCTCGGCGGACATGACGACCTGGGAGAACCTCAGCCCGGAGGCGCCGTTCATTGACGGCTCGGCGTACAACCACAACGGCGGGGTCGAGAACTGCGCCATCGTGCGCGAGGGCGAGGTCTGGCACTTCTTCGCCAGCGTGGGCATGAACCCCCAGCACCTGGCACACACGTCGGGGCCCTCGCCGTGGGACTGGCCGCCCCTGACCCCGGCGCAGGAGATCACGCTGCCGCTCGCGCCCTGGTGCGTCCACAGCCAGTCCGCACTCTTTGTGGACGACTGGCGCGACATCTGCGGGCAGTGGGCCATGATCTACCACGGTCTGGAGCGCCCGGACGGGGACGCCACCTTCGGGCTGGCCTTCGCGGACAACCTGTCGGACTGGTAGGGCTGGGAGACCGCGCACGACCCCGTGACAACAGGAGGAGTAGCCACCTCGCGCCCCCATCGGGAGATGGGCGGTGGGAATGTCCAGAGGGCAGCCAACGTCAGTCTGACCACAATCGCAGACCTGACGGAGGGTAGTCCGACAGTGAACACGTTGCAGTCGCCCGGCCTGGCCCGCACCGCGCGGGCCATTCGCGTCTCCAGGGACGCCGGCACGGATCGCGGCGAACGTGAGCCGGACACCCTCACCGCTCCCCGAGGAGGCACTCAGATGACAGACCCGCATGCCCGCCGCATGCCCGCCGTCCCGTATCTCACCGGCGTCCTCGCCATGGCGCTCTCTCTGGTGGCGAACGGCTGCCTCGCCGCTCCGGGCCAGGGCCGGGGTGGCCCTCGCGATGGCGGCAACCAGCCCCCACCCAACCGGACCTACGGCCTGGCCCAGACGCTGTCCGAACAGGGCCAACTGCACACCGTCGCCTTCAGCGGCTTCGCCTTTCTGACCGGCAACCTCGGTGCCGACTCCTTCTTCCCGCCCGGCAAGGTCGCCGACTGGTGGGGCTTCCAGTACCTGCGGGACAACGACCCCAGCCACCTGGGGCACAACACGGACTTCCTCACCAAAGCCGCCTACAACATGCTATATGTGCTGACGAGCGAGCAACGGGCGCAGCTCGTGGCCCTGGCGCAGCAGCAGGTCAGACCGATCAACGACTACGCCCTCGCCCGCTTCCCGCTCATGCAGGCCTTCCGGCGCCAGCTCACCCGGGACCTCCCACAGGGCTCGGCAGGCCTGAACAAGCCAGCCGTGCTCGCCTACTCCGCCGACCTGTACCGCCGCGACGGCGAGATGAGCCTGCAGCGGGCAGAAGTCATGGGCGGCATTCTCCACGGTTTGACCGCTCAGCAGCGCGCTTACCTCGACAAGCTCAAGGGCACGGGCATGGCGACCTGGCCCAGCATTCCCGAGCCGATGGACCGCCGCACCATGCCCCATGACGTGCATGTCGCCGTCATGACCTATGCCGGCGACATGTTCAGTTGGTACATGGGCAGCCTCGAGGCGGACGTGTACTTCTGCCCCGAGCGTCAGGGGACGTACTTCGGCGGGTTCTACCTCAAGGACGCGCCGGCGATGGGCAACCCCAACTACACCATCAGCGACCACCTCACCGGTGATGTCGGGGCGGTCATGCTGTCCAAACTCAGCCCCGAGCAGGCCCAGGCCATCACCGGCCTCGTGCCGGCGCAGGCGCCGCTGCTACAGGAGATCGTGAACACCCGCCGCGCCATCGCCACGCAACTGCGCCGCACCATCGCGGGCGACGCTGCCGACCAGGCTGAGGTGCTGGCCCTGTCGGAAAAGTATGGCCGGCTGGACGGTGAGATCATCTACGGTGATGCCATGGCCTTCGCTCAGGTCGGCCAGAGCCTCAGCGCCCAGCAGCAGGCCGACCTGGCTGCGCTGCGGCGGCAGATCGGGGTGGGCGTGCCGCAGGGCGCCTTCATCTACTCCACGCCTGTGCAGATGCCCGACATCGCGAACACCGACTTCCTGTTCGGAGTGAAGTGATGGTACACCGCCCGCCCTTCCGCCGGTGTCTGCTGATCGCGGCCGCTCTGCTGCTGGCCTATCCGGGCTGGCCGCAGGGCGGCGGCCGGGGTGGCGGCCGCCCTCGTGAGGTGGCGCTGCCCGCTGACATGCAGCCCCTCCTGGCGCTCTCGGCCGTCGCCGGCCGGCCTACCGACCGCGCTGTAGCCATCAATGTCCTGTCCGCCACGGCCGGCTCGGCCCGGGTGGACTACAGTACCGCGACAGGGCAAACCGGTCAGCACTCCGCACCCGTAGTGTGCTCGGCCAACGTGCCCGTGGAGATCGCCCTCACCGGCCTGCAGCCCGACACTGCTTACTCGTATCGCGTCCGCGTCGGCGAACAGCAGACGCCCGAGCAGGGCTTCCACACCGCCCGCGCCCCCGGCAGCGCCTTCACCTTTGAGGTCCAGGGCGATTCGCACCCCGAACGCCCACAGATGTTTGACGCCGGACTCTATGCGCAGACCCTCCGTGCCGCTGCGGCCGACCGCCCGGACTTCTACCTGACCCTCGGCGATGACTTCAGCGTGGACACGCTCCAGACCCCCACGGCGGAGGCAGTGGACCAGATCTACCGCACCCAGCGTCTGTTCCTCAGTCTCGTCGGCGCCCCGCTGTTCCTCGTCAACGGCAACCACGAGCAGGCCGCCCTGTGCAACCTCGACGGCACGCCCGACAACGTCGCGGTCTGGGCCGGCAACGCCCGCAACCGCTACTTCCCCCTACCAGCGCCGGACGGTTTCTACACCGCCGACGCCCGACCCGTCGAGCACATCGGGTTGCTGCGCGACTACTACGCCTGGACGTGGGGTGACGCGCTCTTTGCCGTCATAGACCCGTACTGGCATTCGCCGCAGCCGGTGGACAACGTCCGGGGCGGCCGCGACAAGGGGACACGGGACCTGTGGGAGGTAACGCTAGGCGACGAGCAGTACCGGTGGCTCCAGCAGACGCTGGAGGCGAGCAGCGCGAAGTACAAGTTCGTCTTTGCCCACCACGTGCTGGGCACGGGGCGCGGCGGCATCGAGGAGGCCGGCTGGTACGAGTGGGGCGGCCAGGACCGACGGGGGGTGTCTGAGTTCGCCCAGAGGCGGCCGGGCTGGGAGCTACCCATCCACCAACTCATGGCTCGCAACGGGGTCACGGTGTTCTTCCAGGGCCACGACCACATCTTCGCCAGGCAGCAACTCGACGGTGTCATCTACCAGTCGCTGCCACTGCCGGCAGACCCGTACTATGCGCTCTACAACCGCGATGCCTACCGCACGGGCGACGCCTTGCCGGGGTCAGGACGGGTGCGGGTGACGGTGGCGCCCGACAAGCTGACAGTTGACTACATCCGCTCGTTCCTGCCCAAGGACGGGAGTGCCGACCACCAGGACGGCGAGATTGGATATAGCTATGCAGTTGCCGCCCGTCAGTAGGTGGGTAGCAGCAGCCGGCGCGGTGGCGCTGGTGCTGCTGGTGCAGGCCGAGCCGCAGGCTCCGCGGGGCCAGCGTCCACCGCAGGACCTGTCGCCTTGCTTCCATGCCGAAGTGCCGGCGCACCCGTTCGACGTCATCCTGGGCCGACCGACGGATGCCTCAGTCACGGTCAGCGTGCTGTCCTACACGGCGGCGGAAGGCTACGTCGAGTGGGGCACACAGCCGGGGCAGTATGTGAGCCAGACAGCGGCAGTCAAGCTCCCCGCCGGGCAGCCGGTGGAGATGCTATTGCGGCCGCTCGCACCGGACACGGCGTATTGGTACCGCCTACGCACCCGCGCGACCTCGGGCGACGTCGGCGTGAGCGACAAGTACCACTTCCACACCGCCCGTCCATCCGGCAGCCCCTTCACCTTCACCATCACTGCCGACCCGCACCTGGACGAGCGCACCGACATCGGCCTGTACGCGACGACGCTGCGCAACGCACTGGCGGACAACCCGGACTTCCACCTCGATCTCGGTGACACGTTCATGTGCGACAAGGTCCGCCCCCTGGGCCAGCCGATCCTGCCGATGTATCTGGCGCAGCGCTACTACTTCGGGTTGCTGTGCCCGTCCGCCCCGCTGTTCTTCGCGACGGGCAACCATGACGGCGAGACCGGGAACGAGGACCCGGAGGCCGTGGCGCTGCGCCGGCAGATGCTGCCCGGCCCGCGCCCGGACGGCTTCTACACCGGCAACGAGGACGACGCGCAGGCGAACTACTATGCGTGGACCTGGGGCGACGCGCTGTTCATTGTGCTCGACCCGTTCACCTACACGACCGCCCGCGTCCGGACCGCAGACGACAACTGGAACCGCACACTCGGGGAGGCGCAGTACCGCTGGCTGCAGCGCACGCTGGAGGAGACTCGGGCCTCCCTCAGGTTCGTCTTCATCCACCACCTGGTCGGCGGTCTGGACCGGAACGGGCGGGGTGGGGCCGAGGCGGCGCGCTACTTCGAGTGGGGGGGACGCAGTCTGGACGGCACGGATGAGTTCGCCCGCCGGCGCCCCGGATGGGGCCTGCCGATCCATCAGTTGCTGGTCAAGCACGGAGTCAGCGCCGTCTTCCACGGCCACGACCACTTCTACGCGCGACAGGAACTCGGCGGGGTTGTCTACCAGGAGGTGCCACAGCCAGGCTGGGTCGGCGGTGAGCGGGTGGTCGAGGCGGCGAGCTACGGCTACGCCACCGGAGAGATCATGGCCAGTTCGGGTCACCTGCGCGTGAAGGTCAGACCGGGGGAAGCCACGGTATCCTACGTGCGCTCATATCTGGCCCCCCAGGAGACCAACGGGCGCCGGAACGCCCAGGTGGCGCACACCTACACGTTGCGCGCCACCGCCCCGGCCCCCTAGTCTTCCCCGACGACGCAGACCTCTTGTTCCAGCCAGACGCCGTGCTCGTCGTGAACGCGGTTGCGCACCTGCTCGATCAGTTGCAGGACATCGCTGGCGGTGGCGCCCCCGACATTGACGATGAAGCCGGCGTGCTTGGCCGAGATCTGCGCCCCGCCGATGGTCAGGCCCTTGCAGCCGCTGCAGTCGATGAGCCGCCCGGCGAAGTCCCCCGGCGGACGCTTGAAGATGCTGCCTGCGCTCCGCTCCTTGAGCGGCTGTCGCGACAGGCGCTTCTCGATCGTCTCGTACATCGCCCGGCGGATGTCCGCCGGGAGCCCCTCGACCAGTTCGAACTCGACCTCGAGGACGACCAGGGGCTGCTGCTGCAAGGCGCTATGGCGGTACGAGAAGTCCAGGTCGGCGGGCGTCAGGTCCAGGTGCCCGCCCTCGGTGTTGAGGACGGTGACACGCCTGACGGTCTGGCCGACCTCGCCCCCGTTGGCGCCGGCGTTCATCCATACGGCGCCGCCGACGGTGCCGGGGATGCCGGCGGCCCAGGCCAGTCCGTCCAATCCGCCCTCCGCGGCCTGGACACAGAGGCGGTCGAGGCCGGCGCCACTCTGGGCGATCAGACGGCGGCCCTGGCGGCGGATGGCGCCGAGGGCCTCACCCAGCTTGATGACCACCCCGCGGAAGCCCCCGTCGCGGACGACGATGTTGGTGCCGTTGCCGATGACGAGGGTCGGCAGACCGGCCTGCCGGCAGGTCTGCAGGAGCGCCGCCAGGGCTGAGGTGTCGGTGGGTACGGCGAGAATGTCTGCCGGGCCGCCGATGCCGAACGAGGTGTGCCGTGACATCGGCTCGTGCTCGAAGAGCTCCACCCCGGCCAGCCCGGCCAGTGCGTGCGTGACAGTTGCTGACATCTACTGCTCCGTCGGCTGGGCTTCGTCGCCCGTCTCGGCCTGCGCGGCGGGTTCGGCCGGCGCAGCCGCCTGGTCCGCGGGCACGGCCTCCTCGGCCGGCTTGCCTGCCACATCTTCGTCGGTGATCGGCGCCGCCTCTTCCTTGTCGCCCAGGTTGGCCACGGCCTCGCGCGTCTTGGCGGTTAGGTCGGCGGCCTTCTCACGGACAGCCCCCGCCTCCTTCTTGACGGCCTCGCTGCCGGCTTCCACCAGCTTCGAGGCTCGCTCGCGGGCCACCTTGGCTTCCTTCTTGACGGTCTCCCCGGCGGTCTCGGTGAACTTGGCGGCCTTCGCACGGACGACCTTGGCTTCCTTCTTCACTGTCTCGCCGGCCGTCTCGGAGAGCTTGGTCGCCCGGGCGCGGACGACCTCGGCCTCCTTCTTGACGGTCTCGCTGCCGGTCTCGTACAGCTTCTCGGCCTGCTCGGAGACCTGCTGGACCTGCTTGCGGGCGCCCTCGCTCCACTGCCCGAAGCGGCTGCGCCAGCCGCCGGCCTCGCGGCCCAGTTGCTGCACTTGCTCGTCGGGCAGGATCACTGCGTCACGCCCGTGGATCGTTCCGGGCAGCACCGGCAGGATCAGCACACCGTCAGCGAGGTCCTTCAGCGGGCCGCTGGAGACCTCGTACCGCGTGACGACCTTGTCGTAGGGGTCAATGAAGACGGAGGACACAGTGCCCAGACGCTTGCCCGAGGCGGTGAAGACGGCCAGCGGCTCAGGCGAAAGCTGCTTGCGGCTCTCGAGGTCGGGGGTCGCGGACAGCACGGTCGCCACGGTCTTGCTCGAGACCATGATGACATCGCTGCCGATGGTCTTGATGTCGGCCGCCAGCACACCGCGGTCGCCCGCCCCGTCGCTCACGATCAATCCCAGCACGGCGCCAGTGGCCAGGTCCACCACCACCTGGCTGACGGTGCCGACATTGGCGCCTTCCTCAACGGAGAGGACGCGCAGACCGACAATGGATCTGATCTCACGCATGATAACCCCTCGCTTCGTACGGCTGAGTGGTTGCGATTCAGGCGTCGCCCAGAGCCTGCCAGGCCTTCTGCGAGGTGCGTCCATAGCCCTGGAGACTGCCCACGTCCCAGCGCTCCTCATCGGGCTGTAGCGGCATGGCGAAGGCGAGGCGCTCCTGGGCCAGGGCACGCAACGCGTCCGTCAACTGGACCTCGCCGCCATGGCCCGGCTTCACCTCGCGCAGGGCGTCGAACACGTCGTGCGTCAGGACATACCGCGCGCATACCGCGAGCCGGCTGGGCGCCGCGTCCGGGCCGGGCTTCTCCACCAGGTCCAGGGCGCGTACGCTACCCCCCGGTCCGTCCGGGCCGGGCTTGATGATGCCGTACCGGGACGTATCCGCCAGCGCCACCGTCTGTGCGGCGATGACTGCCGCGGCGCCCGCTTCGGCGTACACCTGCAGCATCCGCCGGGCCAGTCCGCCGAACTCATTGCCCCAGATCACCGCATCGCCGAGGGCCACGAACACGTCCCCGGGGACCTCGTCAGCGGCCGCCAGGACGGCATCGCCCAGCCCTCGCGGCTCCTCCTGCGCCGCGTAGCGCAGGCTCAACCGGGCCCACGCCTCATCGGCTTCGCGCAAGGCGGCGAAGTGCTCGACGATGGCCTCCTTGTTGTTCCCGATGACGATGACGAAATCCTGCAAGCCGGCAGCCTCCAGCTCTTCCACCACGAGCTGAATGGCCGGCTTGGGCCCCAGCGGCAGCATCTCCTTGGGGATCGAGTACGTCAGGGGAAACAGCCGCGTTCCTCGACCGGCGGCCGGAATCACGGCAGTGACAGCAGCCATCACAGCATACCTCGGTAGCTCCCGCCGCGGCTCATCACAGTCAGGCGGGCAAACAAAAGCCTGGATTCCGCCCGCCTATGGCGGCGCTGGAGACCAGGCCGGAGAGAACGAATGGAGCCAGCGAGCAGACTTGAACTGCTAACCTGCGCATTACGAATGCGCTGCTCTGCCATTGAGCTACGCTGGCCCGACAGAACTGCCACAACCCCACGGCAGATCGTCGCCGCGGGCCGCCGTTGAGGCTTCTGGCAGCGGACCTGAAGTATACCCGCTGCCCCCCGCCAAGTCAAGCTCCGGGCAGGCGTCGGCCGACCTGCCCGCGCCACTGATCCTGGTCAAGTCACGCCCGGCCCGCCGCGCCCGTGCGCTCGATCCAGCGCTCCACGACTGCCGCCATCTCCCCCGTGGCCACTGCCATGGCCTGCGGAATCCACAGGTTGCGCCCTGCCTGCCACTGGTCCAGGAGTGACTGGCGCACCGTCGTGATCAGATCGGTGGCGACATTCACCTTGGCGATGCCCAGCGAGATCGCGCGGCGCAGGTCCTCGTCGGGGGTGCCGCTGCCGCCGTGCAGCGCCAGGGGCACCTGGACCGCCTCGCGGATGCGCGCCAGGCGGCCGAAGTCCAGCTGCGGCAGCGTTGCGTAGTGCCCGTGGGCATTGCCGACGGCCACGGCGAGGCAGTCCACGCCGGTCGCGGCCACGTAGTCGGCGGCCTCCTCCGGATCGGTCAGCGCGGCGCCCTCACCACCCTCGACCGCCGTTACGCTGGCCTTGCCGACGACCCCCAGCTCCCCCTCCACGCTCACCCCACGCGGATGTGCCAGGCCGACAACCTCGCGCAGGGCCGCGACATTCTCTGGCAGGGGCCGGGTCGAGTAGTCCAGCATCACGGACGTGTGGCCCGCATCCATGCACTCCCGCACGCGCTCCAGCGAGTCGCCATGGTCGAGCAGCAGCGCGGCGCGAACCTCATAGGCCGGGAGCAGCGCGCGGACGACGGCGCCGATCGCGGCCGGCGCCAGCATCGGGTAATCCGCGGGAGCAGTCATGAGAATGACGGGCGCACGCAGTCGCTCCGCCACGCGCAGGACGGTCTGTACCGCCTCGGCGCACCATACACAGAAGGCCGGCACGGCATAGCCGGCGGCATAGGCTTCGGATAACAGATCGGACATGGGCAACAAAGGCATGAGTGC
This is a stretch of genomic DNA from bacterium. It encodes these proteins:
- a CDS encoding transposase, producing the protein MPRLARVIVPGIPHHVTQRGNRRQQTFFTETDYALYRELMAQWCAERQVQIWAYCLMPNHVHLIAVPAGGDGLRRAIGEAHRRYTCHVNAREGWRGHLWQGRFASYPMDDGHLLAAARYIELNPVRAGLTATAEDYPWSSAAAHVAGRDDELVQTEPLLALRRNWHDYLTQPFPTEQWEAFRKHERTGRPLGSDAFVADLERQTERVLRPQRRGPKPRRAAG
- a CDS encoding metallophosphoesterase, coding for MVHRPPFRRCLLIAAALLLAYPGWPQGGGRGGGRPREVALPADMQPLLALSAVAGRPTDRAVAINVLSATAGSARVDYSTATGQTGQHSAPVVCSANVPVEIALTGLQPDTAYSYRVRVGEQQTPEQGFHTARAPGSAFTFEVQGDSHPERPQMFDAGLYAQTLRAAAADRPDFYLTLGDDFSVDTLQTPTAEAVDQIYRTQRLFLSLVGAPLFLVNGNHEQAALCNLDGTPDNVAVWAGNARNRYFPLPAPDGFYTADARPVEHIGLLRDYYAWTWGDALFAVIDPYWHSPQPVDNVRGGRDKGTRDLWEVTLGDEQYRWLQQTLEASSAKYKFVFAHHVLGTGRGGIEEAGWYEWGGQDRRGVSEFAQRRPGWELPIHQLMARNGVTVFFQGHDHIFARQQLDGVIYQSLPLPADPYYALYNRDAYRTGDALPGSGRVRVTVAPDKLTVDYIRSFLPKDGSADHQDGEIGYSYAVAARQ
- a CDS encoding metallophosphoesterase; amino-acid sequence: MQLPPVSRWVAAAGAVALVLLVQAEPQAPRGQRPPQDLSPCFHAEVPAHPFDVILGRPTDASVTVSVLSYTAAEGYVEWGTQPGQYVSQTAAVKLPAGQPVEMLLRPLAPDTAYWYRLRTRATSGDVGVSDKYHFHTARPSGSPFTFTITADPHLDERTDIGLYATTLRNALADNPDFHLDLGDTFMCDKVRPLGQPILPMYLAQRYYFGLLCPSAPLFFATGNHDGETGNEDPEAVALRRQMLPGPRPDGFYTGNEDDAQANYYAWTWGDALFIVLDPFTYTTARVRTADDNWNRTLGEAQYRWLQRTLEETRASLRFVFIHHLVGGLDRNGRGGAEAARYFEWGGRSLDGTDEFARRRPGWGLPIHQLLVKHGVSAVFHGHDHFYARQELGGVVYQEVPQPGWVGGERVVEAASYGYATGEIMASSGHLRVKVRPGEATVSYVRSYLAPQETNGRRNAQVAHTYTLRATAPAP
- the murB gene encoding UDP-N-acetylmuramate dehydrogenase, which translates into the protein MSATVTHALAGLAGVELFEHEPMSRHTSFGIGGPADILAVPTDTSALAALLQTCRQAGLPTLVIGNGTNIVVRDGGFRGVVIKLGEALGAIRRQGRRLIAQSGAGLDRLCVQAAEGGLDGLAWAAGIPGTVGGAVWMNAGANGGEVGQTVRRVTVLNTEGGHLDLTPADLDFSYRHSALQQQPLVVLEVEFELVEGLPADIRRAMYETIEKRLSRQPLKERSAGSIFKRPPGDFAGRLIDCSGCKGLTIGGAQISAKHAGFIVNVGGATASDVLQLIEQVRNRVHDEHGVWLEQEVCVVGED
- a CDS encoding PRC-barrel domain-containing protein is translated as MREIRSIVGLRVLSVEEGANVGTVSQVVVDLATGAVLGLIVSDGAGDRGVLAADIKTIGSDVIMVSSKTVATVLSATPDLESRKQLSPEPLAVFTASGKRLGTVSSVFIDPYDKVVTRYEVSSGPLKDLADGVLILPVLPGTIHGRDAVILPDEQVQQLGREAGGWRSRFGQWSEGARKQVQQVSEQAEKLYETGSETVKKEAEVVRARATKLSETAGETVKKEAKVVRAKAAKFTETAGETVKKEAKVARERASKLVEAGSEAVKKEAGAVREKAADLTAKTREAVANLGDKEEAAPITDEDVAGKPAEEAVPADQAAAPAEPAAQAETGDEAQPTEQ
- a CDS encoding NTP transferase domain-containing protein, whose amino-acid sequence is MAAVTAVIPAAGRGTRLFPLTYSIPKEMLPLGPKPAIQLVVEELEAAGLQDFVIVIGNNKEAIVEHFAALREADEAWARLSLRYAAQEEPRGLGDAVLAAADEVPGDVFVALGDAVIWGNEFGGLARRMLQVYAEAGAAAVIAAQTVALADTSRYGIIKPGPDGPGGSVRALDLVEKPGPDAAPSRLAVCARYVLTHDVFDALREVKPGHGGEVQLTDALRALAQERLAFAMPLQPDEERWDVGSLQGYGRTSQKAWQALGDA
- a CDS encoding class II fructose-bisphosphate aldolase — its product is MPLLPMSDLLSEAYAAGYAVPAFCVWCAEAVQTVLRVAERLRAPVILMTAPADYPMLAPAAIGAVVRALLPAYEVRAALLLDHGDSLERVRECMDAGHTSVMLDYSTRPLPENVAALREVVGLAHPRGVSVEGELGVVGKASVTAVEGGEGAALTDPEEAADYVAATGVDCLAVAVGNAHGHYATLPQLDFGRLARIREAVQVPLALHGGSGTPDEDLRRAISLGIAKVNVATDLITTVRQSLLDQWQAGRNLWIPQAMAVATGEMAAVVERWIERTGAAGRA